Proteins encoded within one genomic window of Longimicrobium sp.:
- a CDS encoding helix-turn-helix transcriptional regulator — protein sequence MHRYQSVRRAAYLRQNNAQSGLSRGITRNSWNRIQRPARSVQILTLELLARLAQNVKFGRALKGWTQDDLAREAGLHRNFVSAIERQTQIPSIVTVARIARSLEISVEELVEGVVINRIWNPSCDSH from the coding sequence TTGCACCGCTACCAGTCGGTTCGCAGAGCGGCATATCTACGACAGAACAACGCCCAGAGCGGCCTCAGCCGCGGGATCACAAGGAATTCATGGAACCGGATCCAGAGACCCGCCCGGAGCGTTCAGATCCTGACCCTCGAACTGCTGGCCAGGCTTGCTCAGAACGTGAAGTTTGGGCGTGCGCTCAAGGGGTGGACGCAAGACGACCTTGCTCGTGAGGCGGGACTACATCGAAATTTTGTGAGCGCAATCGAGCGGCAAACTCAGATTCCGTCGATTGTGACGGTGGCACGAATTGCCCGTTCACTTGAGATTTCCGTCGAGGAACTGGTCGAGGGTGTCGTGATCAATCGGATCTGGAACCCTAGCTGCGACTCCCACTGA
- a CDS encoding type II secretion system F family protein: MPVFAYSARNHTGEIIGGEIDLPTRDEVVGFLHRQRLRPVTVNAKAKDINITFGTGIKTREVVIFTRQFATMINSGLPLVQSLTILAEQTENKAFAKIITEVLNDIQSGQTLADSMRKHPKVFTELYVNMVAAGEAGGILDTILLRLAVFLEKNDALVRKIKSAMTYPAVMLFVVIACTTILLWKVVPVFAGIFTDAGLELPLPTKLVLAASAFLQSYLWLMILGWIGIGFGLRQYYKTDGGQLVIDKFLLNMPVLGSMLRKSAVSRFTRTLGTLVSSGVSILEGLQITARTAGNRVIHDAVMASRASIAGGATIAEPLKASGVFPPMVVQMINVGEQTGGLDEMLSKIADFYDDEVDAAVTALTSILEPIMIVVMGVVIGGMVVAMYLPMFDMIKAVQ, from the coding sequence ATGCCCGTATTCGCCTACAGCGCCCGCAACCACACGGGCGAGATCATCGGCGGCGAGATCGACCTGCCGACGCGCGACGAGGTGGTGGGATTTCTCCACCGCCAGCGGCTGCGCCCGGTCACGGTCAACGCCAAGGCCAAGGACATCAACATCACCTTCGGCACGGGGATCAAGACCCGCGAGGTGGTGATCTTTACGCGGCAGTTCGCCACGATGATCAACTCGGGGCTCCCGCTGGTGCAGAGCCTCACCATCCTGGCCGAGCAAACCGAGAACAAGGCCTTCGCCAAGATCATCACGGAGGTGCTCAACGACATCCAGAGCGGCCAGACGCTGGCCGATTCGATGCGCAAGCACCCCAAGGTGTTCACCGAGCTGTACGTGAACATGGTGGCCGCGGGCGAGGCGGGCGGCATCCTGGACACCATCCTGCTGCGACTGGCCGTCTTCCTGGAGAAGAACGACGCCCTGGTGCGCAAGATCAAGAGCGCCATGACCTACCCGGCCGTGATGCTCTTCGTCGTGATTGCCTGTACCACCATCCTGCTGTGGAAGGTGGTGCCGGTGTTCGCGGGGATCTTCACCGACGCGGGGCTCGAGCTGCCGCTTCCGACCAAGCTGGTGCTGGCGGCGAGCGCCTTCCTGCAGAGCTACCTCTGGCTGATGATCCTGGGGTGGATCGGCATCGGCTTCGGCCTCCGCCAGTACTACAAGACGGACGGCGGGCAGCTGGTGATCGACAAGTTCCTGCTCAACATGCCGGTGCTGGGGTCGATGCTGCGCAAGTCGGCGGTGTCGCGCTTCACCCGCACGCTGGGGACGCTGGTCTCCTCCGGCGTGTCGATCCTGGAGGGGCTGCAGATCACGGCCCGCACCGCCGGCAACCGCGTCATCCACGACGCCGTCATGGCGTCGCGCGCCTCCATCGCCGGCGGCGCCACCATCGCCGAGCCGCTCAAGGCCTCCGGCGTCTTCCCGCCCATGGTTGTGCAGATGATCAACGTCGGCGAGCAGACCGGCGGCCTGGACGAGATGCTCTCCAAGATCGCCGACTTCTACGACGACGAGGTCGACGCCGCCGTTACCGCCCTGACTTCCATCCTGGAGCCCATCATGATCGTCGTCATGGGCGTCGTGATCGGCGGGATGGTGGTGGCCATGTACCTTCCCATGTTCGACATGATCAAGGCGGTGCAGTAG
- a CDS encoding PilT/PilU family type 4a pilus ATPase has translation MSVATAEVAVARTINLRSLLEEMIERGASDLHITAGERPKLRVDGNITDSSSDFILTPKDTLQLTYSILTENQKKRFETEDELDFSFGIQNLARFRGNVYRQRGCVALAIRQIPFKISTFEDLRLPPVVKTLSERPRGLVLVTGPTGSGKSTTLAAMLDKINKERRGHILTIEDPIEFIHRHQGCMVNQREVGADTQSFSRALKYAMRQDPDVILVGELRDLETIQAALTIAETGHLCMATLHTNSCAETINRIIDVFPAHQQPQVRAQLAFTLEGVVTQQLLPKARGRGRSMAAEIMVCTPAIRACIRDDKVHQIYSIMQAGKKHGMQTLNDALRELYLQREVTLEECVRASSDPNDFLKSVGETAPN, from the coding sequence ATGAGTGTCGCAACCGCCGAAGTCGCCGTCGCCCGCACGATCAACCTCCGCTCGCTCCTGGAGGAGATGATCGAGCGCGGGGCGTCGGACCTGCACATCACCGCCGGAGAGCGCCCCAAGCTGCGCGTGGACGGCAACATCACCGACAGCTCGAGCGACTTCATCCTGACCCCCAAGGACACGCTCCAGCTCACCTACTCGATCCTCACCGAGAACCAGAAGAAGCGGTTCGAGACGGAAGACGAGCTGGACTTCTCCTTCGGCATCCAGAACCTGGCGCGCTTCCGCGGCAACGTGTACCGCCAGCGCGGCTGCGTGGCGCTGGCCATCCGCCAGATCCCGTTCAAGATCTCCACCTTCGAGGACCTGCGCCTTCCCCCCGTGGTCAAGACGCTCAGCGAGCGCCCGCGCGGGCTGGTGCTGGTGACGGGGCCCACGGGATCGGGGAAGAGCACCACGCTGGCCGCCATGCTGGACAAGATCAACAAGGAGCGGCGCGGCCACATCCTCACCATCGAGGACCCCATCGAGTTCATCCACCGCCACCAGGGGTGCATGGTGAACCAGCGGGAGGTGGGGGCGGACACGCAGAGCTTCTCGCGCGCGCTGAAGTACGCGATGCGCCAGGACCCGGACGTGATCCTGGTGGGCGAGCTGCGCGACCTGGAGACGATCCAGGCGGCGCTCACCATCGCGGAGACGGGGCACCTGTGCATGGCGACGCTGCACACCAACTCGTGCGCCGAGACCATCAACCGCATCATCGACGTCTTCCCCGCGCACCAGCAGCCGCAGGTGCGCGCGCAGCTCGCGTTCACCCTCGAGGGGGTGGTCACGCAGCAGCTCCTCCCCAAGGCGCGAGGCCGCGGCCGCTCGATGGCGGCGGAGATCATGGTGTGCACCCCCGCCATCCGCGCCTGCATCCGCGACGACAAGGTCCACCAGATCTACTCGATCATGCAGGCCGGCAAGAAGCACGGGATGCAGACCCTCAACGACGCCCTCCGCGAGCTCTACCTGCAGCGCGAGGTTACGCTGGAGGAGTGCGTTCGCGCCTCGTCGGACCCGAACGATTTCCTGAAGTCGGTTGGTGAGACCGCACCGAACTAA
- the pilB gene encoding type IV-A pilus assembly ATPase PilB, protein MAVSAPAADRIGEQLVRENLINQEQLARALDDARANGTRVGFSLVKLGFLAEQDLVRALARQHRVPAVDLERVKLDPRILKLIPTEIATKHQVLPLRRVGRTLTVAMSNPTDLGVIDDLKFITRLDIEPVIAGDFTLKKTIDREYEQSDERITDLLKQIEMDDIEVMEDREEEMSAVALAAAVDEAPVVKLINGILTDAVQKGASDIHFECYEKDIRVRYRVDGVLQEIMRPPTKMKAALISRFKILSDLNIAERRVPQDGRLKLRLGKRVIDFRVSTLPTLFGEKIVLRILDKGNLTLDLEKFGMEPKAEQDFMHAIMNPYGMVLVTGPTGSGKTTTLYSALSKINTHEVNIMTAEDPVEYNLHGINQVQVRTDIGMTFAAALKAFLRQDPNVIMVGEIRDLETGSIGIKAALTGHLVLSTLHTNDAPSTITRMVDMGIEPFNVASAVNLITAQRLVRRICSNCKEAVTYPEVYLRAAGIDLDQAASMTFYRGRGCDTCGGSGYKGRQGLYEVMAMSPALRRMILQEASTADLQAQAIAEGMLTLRMDGMQKIARGVTTLEEVIKETAA, encoded by the coding sequence ATGGCAGTCTCCGCCCCCGCTGCTGACCGCATCGGCGAGCAGCTCGTACGCGAGAATCTCATCAACCAGGAGCAGCTCGCGCGCGCCCTGGACGACGCGCGTGCCAACGGGACGCGGGTCGGCTTCTCCCTGGTGAAGCTCGGCTTCCTGGCCGAGCAGGACCTGGTGCGCGCCCTGGCCCGCCAGCACCGCGTGCCGGCCGTGGACCTGGAGAGGGTCAAGCTGGACCCCCGCATCCTGAAGCTGATCCCCACCGAGATCGCGACGAAGCACCAGGTGCTGCCGCTGCGCCGCGTGGGGCGCACGCTCACGGTGGCGATGTCCAACCCGACGGACCTGGGGGTGATCGACGACCTCAAGTTCATCACCCGGCTGGACATCGAGCCCGTCATCGCGGGCGACTTCACCCTCAAGAAGACGATCGACCGCGAGTACGAGCAGTCCGACGAGCGCATCACCGATCTGCTCAAGCAGATCGAGATGGACGACATCGAGGTGATGGAGGACCGCGAGGAGGAGATGTCCGCGGTCGCGCTGGCCGCCGCGGTCGACGAGGCGCCGGTGGTCAAGCTGATCAACGGCATCCTGACCGACGCGGTGCAGAAAGGAGCGTCGGACATCCACTTCGAGTGCTACGAAAAGGACATCCGCGTCCGCTACCGCGTGGACGGCGTGCTGCAGGAGATCATGCGGCCGCCCACGAAGATGAAGGCGGCGCTGATCTCGCGCTTCAAGATCCTCTCGGACCTCAACATCGCGGAGCGGCGCGTGCCGCAGGACGGGCGCCTCAAGCTGCGCCTGGGGAAGCGCGTCATCGACTTCCGCGTCTCCACCCTCCCCACGCTGTTCGGGGAGAAGATTGTGCTCCGAATCCTGGACAAGGGAAACCTGACGCTCGACCTGGAGAAATTCGGGATGGAGCCGAAGGCGGAGCAGGACTTCATGCACGCCATCATGAACCCGTACGGGATGGTGCTGGTCACCGGCCCCACGGGCTCCGGAAAGACGACGACGCTGTACAGCGCCCTTTCCAAGATCAACACGCACGAAGTCAACATCATGACCGCGGAGGACCCGGTCGAGTACAACCTGCACGGCATCAACCAGGTGCAGGTGCGTACCGACATCGGGATGACCTTTGCGGCGGCGCTGAAGGCGTTCCTGCGCCAGGACCCCAACGTCATCATGGTCGGCGAGATCCGCGACCTGGAGACGGGGAGCATCGGCATCAAGGCCGCGCTCACGGGCCACCTGGTGCTCAGCACGCTGCACACCAACGACGCCCCCTCCACCATCACGCGTATGGTGGACATGGGGATCGAGCCGTTCAACGTGGCCTCCGCGGTCAACCTGATCACGGCGCAGCGCCTGGTGCGCCGCATCTGCAGCAACTGCAAGGAGGCGGTCACCTACCCCGAGGTCTACCTGCGCGCCGCCGGCATCGACCTGGACCAGGCCGCCTCCATGACCTTTTACCGGGGCAGGGGCTGCGACACGTGCGGCGGCTCGGGCTACAAGGGCCGCCAGGGCCTCTACGAGGTGATGGCGATGTCCCCGGCCCTCCGCCGCATGATCCTGCAGGAAGCCTCCACCGCCGACCTCCAGGCCCAGGCCATCGCCGAGGGCATGCTGACCCTGCGCATGGACGGCATGCAAAAGATCGCGCGCGGCGTCACGACGCTGGAGGAAGTGATCAAGGAGACGGCGGCGTAA
- a CDS encoding ComEA family DNA-binding protein, which translates to MSVTPQERLALGVVALLLAAGAGARVLRPAPAPASRSASAAEDAAAGARLRSATADSVERNEQRARPLAANERLDPNTAPADELQRLPRVGPALAERIVAHRASHGPFRSLAGIDSVPGIGPSLLAGIAPHLALPAAPAVAKSVRSRAAVDLNTASAAELDALPGIGPALAERVVAYRTEHGRFGTVDELAKVPGIGPSLVSRVRALARATP; encoded by the coding sequence ATGAGTGTAACCCCGCAGGAGCGGCTCGCGCTGGGAGTGGTGGCGCTCCTCCTGGCCGCGGGTGCGGGTGCGCGCGTCCTGCGTCCCGCCCCTGCCCCCGCATCGCGGAGCGCCTCCGCCGCCGAGGACGCCGCCGCCGGCGCGCGCCTGCGCTCCGCGACGGCCGACAGCGTGGAGCGCAACGAGCAGCGCGCGCGTCCCCTCGCCGCCAACGAGCGGCTCGATCCCAACACCGCGCCCGCCGACGAGCTCCAGCGCCTCCCGCGCGTTGGCCCCGCGCTGGCGGAGAGGATCGTGGCGCACCGCGCATCGCACGGCCCCTTCCGCTCGCTGGCTGGGATCGACTCCGTTCCCGGGATCGGCCCCTCGCTGCTGGCGGGGATCGCGCCGCACCTCGCGCTCCCCGCCGCGCCCGCGGTGGCGAAAAGCGTGCGCTCGCGGGCCGCTGTGGACCTCAACACCGCCAGCGCGGCGGAGCTCGACGCGCTGCCGGGGATCGGGCCGGCACTGGCGGAGCGGGTGGTCGCATATCGTACGGAACATGGCCGATTCGGCACGGTGGACGAGCTGGCCAAGGTGCCGGGAATCGGGCCATCGCTGGTCTCGCGGGTGCGCGCGCTGGCCCGTGCTACCCCTTGA
- a CDS encoding M28 family peptidase, giving the protein MSNALRAFCAVTFVALAACAGDKPPEPRPFDANLAWAHLGEQLAFGPRVAGLPPHERQLRWMKDQLGFRADTVIVQQFTARAGGGTLRLANVFARWRPDATERVLLVAHWDSPRHATRDPEKYLQHRPVPGANEGASGTAVLMELAQLLHETPPAIGVDILLTEGLERGEGGTGLGARHFLANRPAGYRPRWAVYVDRVGDRDLRIPMEASSAKAAPDAVRRVWAVAREVGMESVFVARVGEALEGEHQLLAAAGIPTVAVIDPEHGPRNELWRTTDDAIDQVWRESLGAVGTVLSALVYRERP; this is encoded by the coding sequence GTGAGTAACGCCCTCCGCGCATTCTGCGCCGTCACGTTCGTCGCGCTCGCCGCCTGCGCCGGCGACAAGCCGCCCGAGCCGCGCCCGTTCGATGCGAACCTGGCCTGGGCGCATCTGGGCGAGCAGCTCGCGTTCGGGCCGCGGGTGGCGGGGCTCCCTCCGCACGAGCGGCAGCTACGGTGGATGAAAGACCAGCTCGGCTTCCGCGCGGACACGGTGATCGTGCAGCAGTTTACCGCGCGCGCGGGAGGGGGGACGCTGCGCCTCGCCAACGTCTTCGCGCGCTGGCGGCCGGACGCGACAGAGCGCGTGCTGCTGGTGGCGCATTGGGACTCCCCGCGCCACGCCACGCGCGATCCCGAGAAGTACCTCCAGCACCGCCCCGTCCCCGGCGCGAACGAGGGCGCATCGGGCACGGCGGTGCTGATGGAGCTCGCGCAGCTCCTCCACGAGACGCCCCCCGCCATCGGCGTCGACATCCTCCTGACCGAAGGCCTGGAGCGCGGGGAAGGGGGGACGGGGCTCGGCGCACGGCACTTCCTGGCGAACCGCCCCGCCGGCTACCGCCCGCGCTGGGCCGTCTACGTGGACCGCGTGGGCGACCGCGACCTGCGCATCCCGATGGAGGCCTCCTCCGCGAAGGCGGCGCCGGACGCGGTGAGGCGCGTGTGGGCGGTGGCGCGCGAGGTGGGGATGGAGTCGGTCTTCGTCGCCCGCGTTGGCGAGGCGCTGGAGGGCGAGCACCAGCTCCTGGCCGCCGCGGGGATCCCGACCGTGGCCGTCATCGATCCAGAACACGGGCCGCGGAACGAGCTGTGGCGCACCACCGACGACGCCATCGACCAGGTATGGCGCGAGAGTTTGGGCGCGGTGGGCACCGTGCTCTCCGCGCTGGTCTATCGGGAGCGGCCATGA
- a CDS encoding LptF/LptG family permease, with translation MRILTRYLLRAHLGPLLFAFVALTGVVLINTLAKRLAELAGKGLPVDVILEFFVLALPAAVALTFPMAVLVAVLYTFSTFTAENEIMALKASGVDLRRLLAPLLVAAAIITGVMTWFNDRVLPESNFKWSQLYLDIARKTPTLILEPQTLNRIAPSNATGQVFYMRAARVEPGTNRLWDVSIYDVTNPSTVRTIYADSGRALFNRAQTDLVMRLFDGHMREVSVDDPKVFRRIDFKEQRFGIPGVGNLLQVDGTGVGSYRGEREMTIGMLAAHVDTLARDRRESLKRAREVAVRDLAMVLPGAKREAPKVSPSSGIISPESGDARERARRAADELQASRRRSADLTREIGDYQVEIHKKYSIAVASLVFVLVGVPLALRFGGGGIGMVIATSMVIFSVYYVGLIGGESLAGRGLMRPWVAMWIVNVLMTIVGAFGMATVGRETSTARNSAWDGIMQALRDFGARRGKVRA, from the coding sequence ATGCGAATCCTGACCCGATACTTGCTCCGGGCGCACTTGGGGCCCCTCCTCTTCGCCTTCGTGGCGCTGACCGGAGTCGTGCTGATCAACACGTTGGCCAAGCGGCTGGCGGAGTTAGCCGGCAAGGGGCTTCCAGTGGACGTGATCCTGGAGTTCTTTGTGCTGGCGCTTCCGGCCGCCGTTGCGCTCACTTTCCCCATGGCGGTGCTGGTGGCGGTGCTCTACACCTTTTCCACCTTCACCGCCGAGAACGAGATCATGGCGCTGAAGGCGAGCGGGGTGGACCTGCGCCGCCTCCTCGCCCCGCTGCTGGTGGCGGCGGCGATCATCACGGGGGTGATGACCTGGTTCAACGACCGGGTGCTCCCCGAGTCCAACTTCAAGTGGAGCCAGCTCTACCTGGACATCGCGCGCAAGACGCCCACGCTGATCCTGGAGCCGCAGACTCTCAACCGCATCGCCCCCTCCAACGCCACCGGTCAGGTGTTCTACATGCGCGCCGCGCGGGTGGAGCCGGGCACCAACCGGCTGTGGGACGTCTCCATCTACGACGTCACCAACCCGTCCACCGTGCGCACCATCTACGCGGACTCGGGGCGCGCGCTCTTCAACCGCGCGCAGACCGACCTGGTGATGCGGCTCTTCGACGGGCACATGCGCGAGGTGTCGGTGGACGATCCCAAGGTGTTCCGCAGGATCGACTTCAAGGAGCAGCGCTTCGGCATCCCGGGAGTCGGGAACCTGCTGCAGGTGGACGGCACCGGCGTCGGCAGCTACCGCGGCGAGCGCGAGATGACCATCGGGATGCTGGCCGCGCACGTGGACACGCTGGCGCGCGACCGCCGCGAGTCGCTCAAGCGCGCGCGCGAAGTGGCCGTGCGCGACCTGGCGATGGTGCTTCCCGGCGCCAAGCGCGAGGCGCCCAAGGTGTCGCCCAGCTCCGGGATCATCTCCCCCGAGTCGGGCGACGCGCGCGAGCGGGCCCGACGCGCCGCCGACGAGCTGCAGGCCTCCCGCCGCCGCTCCGCCGACCTGACGCGCGAGATCGGCGACTACCAGGTGGAGATCCACAAGAAGTACTCGATCGCCGTCGCGTCGCTCGTATTCGTGCTCGTGGGGGTGCCGCTCGCCCTGCGCTTCGGCGGCGGCGGGATCGGGATGGTGATCGCCACCAGCATGGTGATCTTTTCCGTGTACTACGTGGGCCTCATCGGCGGCGAGTCGCTGGCCGGGCGCGGGCTCATGCGGCCGTGGGTGGCGATGTGGATCGTCAACGTGCTGATGACGATCGTGGGCGCGTTCGGGATGGCGACGGTGGGGCGCGAGACCTCCACCGCCCGCAACAGCGCGTGGGACGGGATCATGCAGGCGCTGCGCGACTTCGGCGCGCGGCGCGGGAAGGTGCGGGCGTGA
- a CDS encoding LptF/LptG family permease — translation MSILSRYVIRQFVGTFVGLVLGLPLLFIIGDVTDNIDKYIDKGITGGRLLLSYVYFYPQFVLYGFPIAALVATVFTIGGMTRHQEITAAKAGGISFYRLFLPVAMLGVILVGIAFGLSELVPITLGKRAVLMGEQTTSSQGPRLNFVYQTEREGVLTVRRLDPVGGEMNQVTLERNAARGQPGIHRMAERASWTKKDGWKLYRGYTRILHADGREVTARFDTLRLPGLVETPEDFLGEPKEPEQMRYAEMSRFIGAIERSGGDANPLRVERGQKLAIPVAVIVIIIFGAPLVTSSQRGGTAYGVGISLGVTIIYLLLFRVGKAMGSSGAVDPVYAAWAPNVLFLVAGMVLMLRVRT, via the coding sequence GTGAGCATCCTTTCGCGCTACGTCATCCGCCAGTTCGTCGGCACCTTCGTGGGGCTGGTGCTGGGGCTGCCGCTGCTCTTCATCATCGGCGACGTCACGGACAACATCGACAAGTACATCGACAAGGGGATCACGGGCGGCCGCCTGCTCCTGTCGTACGTCTACTTCTACCCGCAGTTCGTGCTGTACGGCTTCCCCATCGCGGCGCTGGTGGCCACGGTGTTCACCATCGGCGGGATGACGCGGCACCAGGAGATCACCGCCGCCAAGGCCGGCGGCATCTCCTTCTACCGCCTCTTCCTTCCCGTGGCCATGCTGGGGGTGATCCTAGTGGGGATCGCCTTCGGCCTCAGCGAGCTGGTGCCGATCACGCTGGGCAAGCGCGCGGTGCTGATGGGGGAGCAGACCACGTCGTCGCAGGGCCCGCGCCTCAACTTCGTCTACCAGACGGAGCGCGAGGGCGTCCTTACCGTGCGCCGCCTGGACCCGGTGGGCGGGGAGATGAACCAGGTGACGCTGGAGCGCAACGCCGCGCGCGGGCAGCCCGGCATCCACCGCATGGCCGAGCGCGCCTCGTGGACCAAAAAGGATGGCTGGAAGCTGTACCGCGGCTACACGCGCATCCTGCACGCCGACGGCCGCGAGGTGACGGCGCGCTTCGACACGCTGCGCCTCCCCGGCCTGGTGGAGACGCCCGAGGACTTCCTGGGCGAGCCCAAGGAGCCGGAGCAGATGCGCTACGCGGAGATGAGCCGCTTCATCGGCGCCATCGAGCGCTCCGGCGGCGACGCCAACCCGCTGCGCGTGGAGCGCGGGCAGAAGCTGGCGATCCCCGTGGCGGTGATCGTGATCATCATCTTCGGCGCCCCGCTGGTGACCTCGTCGCAGCGCGGGGGCACGGCGTACGGCGTGGGGATCTCGCTGGGCGTCACCATCATCTACCTCCTCCTCTTCCGCGTGGGGAAGGCCATGGGCAGCAGCGGCGCCGTGGACCCGGTGTACGCGGCCTGGGCGCCCAACGTGCTGTTCCTGGTGGCGGGGATGGTGCTGATGCTGCGGGTGCGGACGTAG